The following nucleotide sequence is from Verrucomicrobiota bacterium.
TCGAACCTGGCCAGGCCGCGCACGATAAAATCATCGTCCTCGAAGACACCACTGGCGGCGGCAAAGCCGATAAAGCGACGGTCTTCGCCGACGGTTTGCTCATCCCCACCGGCGTCATCCCCGGCGATGGCGGCGTCTATGTCGCGCAAAGCACGGAATTGCTGTTTCTCAAAGACACGGACGGCGATGGCAAAGCCGACCAACGTCGGGTTGTGCTGAGCGGATTCGGCACGGAGGATACCCACCACAATCTGCACACACTGCGCTGGGGCCACGATGGTCGTCTTTGGATGAACCAATCGATCTACACCCGCACGGAAACCGAAACACCCCACGGCGTTTTCCGCTTGCGCAGCGGCGGCGTCATGGCCCTCAGAACCGGCACGCTCGAAATCGACACCCTCTACCGAGGCTGGGTCAACTCGTGGGGACATCAATTCGACGCTTTCGGACAATCCTTCGCCACGGACGGCGCGGGCGGAGCCGGAATCAATTGGGCGATGCCCGGCGGCATGTATTTCACTTACGCGCGCGCCCGCCGCATCCTTCCGAGCGTCAGCCCTGGAAGTTATCCGAAATTTGCGTCCCTGGACATCGTCCACAGCCCTCATTTCCCGGACGATTGGCAGGGGGATGCCATCACGTGCGATTTTCGCGCTCACCGCGTGGCCCGATTCAAACTGAGCGAACAAGGCGCCGCTTACACCGCGAAGGAAATGCCCGAGCTTTTGCGAACTTCGGACGTGACGTTCCGCCCGATCGACGCCCGTTTTGGGCCCGACGGTGCCCTCTATATCGCCGACTGGAGTAATCCAATCATCCAGCACGGCGAAGTCGATTTCCGCGATCCCCGGCGGGATCACGAACACGGCCGCGTCTGGCGCGTGCGCTGGAAAGGCAAGCCGCTCCAAACCCAGCGCGATTGGACCCGAGCTGAGAGTCCGGTGCTTCTGGGCGAGTTGCTTTCTCCCAACGGTTTCAATCGTGCCCAGGCCAATCGTGTCCTCACCGAACGCGGATCCCGAATCCTCCCCGATTTGGATCGTTGGAGTCGCGGGCAAACCTCCGAACCCGCGCTCCTTCAAGCGCTCTGGATGTATCAAGCCATCGATCGCCCGAACCCGCCTCTCCTGCGCCGCCTGCTGTCCGCCCAGGACGCGCGCGTCCGGGCCGCCGCCGTCCGGGTGCTCGGCGAATGGGCGCCACAACCGGCGCTGACCGATCCCTTCCGCCTGACCGATGGCTCGGGCAGCACACTCCTTCCCGTCACAGTCCGCCCACCCTCCATCGACAAAAACGAGGCGATTCAACTCCTCGGCCAAGCCGCCGCCGACTCCCATTTGCGTGTCAAAGTCGAGGCCGTGCGAGCCCTCGCGCGCATTCCCGATCTGCGCAGCGTTGAAATCGTCCTCGGCCTGATCGACTCCATGGCATCTGACTCGTTCCTCGACTACGCTCTCTGGCTTTCCATCAATGACCTCTCCCGCGTTTGGCTCGCCTCCTTGGAATCGGGTGCCTGGAAAATGGATGGACGCCAGAAGCAGCTCGAATTCGCCCTCAAATCGATCGAACCCGCCCAAGCCAGCTTGGTTCTCAACCGGCTCACCACCAGCAATCCACTGCCGGCGGACGGATCCGGACCGTGGATCGAACTGATCGGTCAAGCCGGGGATGCCAGACAGTTAGCCCGGCTCTTTCAACAGGTGCTCTCCAAGGGTTTCCACGACAACGCCGCTCCCCGTGCTCTCGGCGCCCTCGCCGAAGCCGCGCGGCTGCGCAACTCGAAACCGGAGGGTTCGCTCGATGGACTCAGCACCCTTCTCCAATCCTCGCCTGAACCGATCCGCATCGCCGCCATCCGGCTCGCCGGGCGCTGGAAACAAATGAGCGCCGGCGGCGTTCTCGCGGCGCTGGCCGGCGGTGAATCAACCCCTCTCGAAACCCGGCAAGTGGCCGTGGATGCCCTCCGCGAAATGGGAGGCAGCGAAGGCATAGGCCTCTTGCGCCAAGTCTTCTCCCAATCGTCGTCCGCTCCCGTCCGGCGTTCCTCCGCCATCGCCCTCGCCTCACTCGGGTTGCAAAACGCGCTGCCCCAAGTGATCGAAATGCTCGGCGCCACCACGCAGGAGCAGGACGCCATCCAACTCTGGCGCCAACTGCTCACGATTCGGGGAGCCGGACCTGTCCTCGCCAAAGGCTTGCCCCCGTCCGGGCTTCCGGAAGCAGTCGCCAAAGCCGGCTTGCGCGTGGCTCGCGAGGGAGGACGCAAGGAACCTGAACTCATTCTCGCCCTCGCCCAAACCGCCGGCTCCACTCCCGAGGAGAAAGTCCTGTCCGCCCGTGAACTGCAAGAATGGGCTGCCACCGCCATGTCCAAAGGCGACGCCCACCGGGGCGAATTCATCTACCGTCGCCCCGAACTCGGATGCATCACCTGCCACTCCATCGGCGGGGCGGGCGGCAAAGTCGGCCCCGACATGACAAGCATCGGCGCCAGCGCGCCACCCGATTATCTCATCGAATCCTTGCTCTACCCAAACGCCAAAATCAAAGAGGGTTACCACTCGGTCCGCGTCGATACCATCGACGACCAGGAACTCAGCGGCATTCTCGTGCGCGACACCGCGAACGAACTGATCCTTCGCAACGCTCAAAACACCGAAGTTTCAGTCGCCAAAAACAAAATCAAAGCGCGAGCCAACGGCCTCTCCCTGATGCCCTCCGGTCTCGCCGATCCGCTCTCCGCGGAGGAAAAGTTGGACCTGTTTCGATTCATGGCCGAACTCGGAAAAGCAGGCGCTTTCGACGCGTCGAAAGGCGGTGTCGCCCGGCTCTGGCGCTTGCGCGGCCGCGTCCACACCGAGGACCAAGCCGGTGCCGATGCTCCTCCGGCGCGTCCAGTGGATGACCGTTTCTGGATGCCGGTCTTCTCGCTCGTCGACGGCCGCCTCCCCAAGAGCGAGATGGCACCCATCGTGGAAAACGCGAATCGCGGCACCAGCGCAGTCGGACTCCACGCCGCCACCCAATTCCAAACTTCCAAGAGCGGTCCGGTCCTGCTCAAGATCTCCGGCGTCAGCAAAGTTCAGTCCTGGATCAACGACAAATCGATGGGCACTAACCCGGAGATCAAGGTGGAATTGCCCGCAGGACGCCACACGCTCATTCTGCGGCTCGATCCACGTCAGTTGCCGGACGATCTGGCCGTGCGCTCCACTGACGTTACCTTCGAAACGCAATAACACTCAGCTCGACGAGAATCCCAACGGGATTCCGTAACGAAGCCCAAGGTTGCGAGGAACGAGCTACCTTGGGTCACAGTCCGCCAACGGAAACCAACCCCAACGGGGTTGTGACGAAATCCTATTCCCGTTGGGCGGGGTAAAGCCACAACCGCGTTGCGGTTGAATCGATTTCCAAACGGCAACCCAAGGTAGCTCGTGCCTCGCAACCTTGGGCTGGAGGACACGATCCCTTTGGGATTGAAGGCGGGATTCTGTCGCCGTGGGCATC
It contains:
- a CDS encoding sorbosone dehydrogenase gives rise to the protein MVTASWTFCPPTKKASRFSCNNPRVNAQPDSMRIHPSLCVLGLAGALAFSGCESQSTSSRATAAPGKAPASRPLLQLRDGDRAVFIGDTFIEREQTYGWIELMLTTAFRDQKVTFRNLGWSADLPDGESRLGLSLGQAGTEPPGEAWMLLQKQIQETKPTVAFLGYGMAASFAGEAGLPKFRQDYLRLLDTLEKLSPGCRAVVLSPVRHLRLPAPLPNPDRHNQQLQNITQALREIAGSRNLPFVSLLEAFPVQTNPTTATRWSDNGIHLTSDGYRQLASFLEKALGLSAAAPSSAHAETVRRIILRKNEFYFHRSRPANMAYIFGFRRAEQGRNAVEMPKFDPLIEAEEKKIWQLVRSVGDARFQPGAHLQPAELRDKPAAARFTPQPKPQFTVAEGFEVTLWAENPLLAKPIQMNFDPAGRLWIASSEVYPQVEPGQAAHDKIIVLEDTTGGGKADKATVFADGLLIPTGVIPGDGGVYVAQSTELLFLKDTDGDGKADQRRVVLSGFGTEDTHHNLHTLRWGHDGRLWMNQSIYTRTETETPHGVFRLRSGGVMALRTGTLEIDTLYRGWVNSWGHQFDAFGQSFATDGAGGAGINWAMPGGMYFTYARARRILPSVSPGSYPKFASLDIVHSPHFPDDWQGDAITCDFRAHRVARFKLSEQGAAYTAKEMPELLRTSDVTFRPIDARFGPDGALYIADWSNPIIQHGEVDFRDPRRDHEHGRVWRVRWKGKPLQTQRDWTRAESPVLLGELLSPNGFNRAQANRVLTERGSRILPDLDRWSRGQTSEPALLQALWMYQAIDRPNPPLLRRLLSAQDARVRAAAVRVLGEWAPQPALTDPFRLTDGSGSTLLPVTVRPPSIDKNEAIQLLGQAAADSHLRVKVEAVRALARIPDLRSVEIVLGLIDSMASDSFLDYALWLSINDLSRVWLASLESGAWKMDGRQKQLEFALKSIEPAQASLVLNRLTTSNPLPADGSGPWIELIGQAGDARQLARLFQQVLSKGFHDNAAPRALGALAEAARLRNSKPEGSLDGLSTLLQSSPEPIRIAAIRLAGRWKQMSAGGVLAALAGGESTPLETRQVAVDALREMGGSEGIGLLRQVFSQSSSAPVRRSSAIALASLGLQNALPQVIEMLGATTQEQDAIQLWRQLLTIRGAGPVLAKGLPPSGLPEAVAKAGLRVAREGGRKEPELILALAQTAGSTPEEKVLSARELQEWAATAMSKGDAHRGEFIYRRPELGCITCHSIGGAGGKVGPDMTSIGASAPPDYLIESLLYPNAKIKEGYHSVRVDTIDDQELSGILVRDTANELILRNAQNTEVSVAKNKIKARANGLSLMPSGLADPLSAEEKLDLFRFMAELGKAGAFDASKGGVARLWRLRGRVHTEDQAGADAPPARPVDDRFWMPVFSLVDGRLPKSEMAPIVENANRGTSAVGLHAATQFQTSKSGPVLLKISGVSKVQSWINDKSMGTNPEIKVELPAGRHTLILRLDPRQLPDDLAVRSTDVTFETQ